The following nucleotide sequence is from Pedobacter sp. PACM 27299.
TCCTTAAGATATAACATTGAAACTGGTGCAGGAAAAATCTTCGGAGTTTTTACAGAGCAGGAAGGAGGATTCTTCTCCGGAGGGATCGCCAAAAAACAACCAGATGATGAAATCCATAGTAAAGGACAGATTTACAGTACCTGTAATTTGCCGCATCCTCACTTTGGAATCCACATTACTAAAGGTATTGTCACCGAAAAACAAATCATTACCGGCCCTGTATACCTGGAAATCGAAGATATTCCATTACCATTGGGATTACCTTTTGCCTTTTTCCCAAAACCCAATAAAAAATCATCAGGTTTTATATTGCCTTCACCCGGAGAGGATTATACCCGGGGATTCTTCTTAAGAGAGGGTGGATACTATATCGGCTTAAATGATTATTGGGATGCAAAGCTATTAGGGACCATTTATACCAGGGGTTCTTATGAGGCCAATCTGACCTCTAACTATACTAAAAGGTATAAATACAACGGTAACCTGTATTTATCTTACGGAAGTAACCGATACGGAATCGAAGGGACACCAGGCTATACTCCTGTAAAGGATTATAGCATTAAGTGGACTCATAGTCAAAATGCCAATGCAAATCCAGGGAGCACATTTTCAGCACAAGTAAACATCACCAGTCAGGGATACAATAAGAATACTGCAGCTGGTGGGTATTATGATGCCGGACAGATTTCTGCCAATAACTTATACTCTTCCATCAGTTATTCCAAAATGCTGGCGAATGGTCTATTTAATTTAACGACTGCCGCATCCGTGAATCAGGACATCTCCAAAGGTACGGTAAGTTTGATCTTGCCAGATATCAACCTAGGTATGACCAGGAACATTTATCCCTTCGCTTCGAAGTATAGCACCGGTGATCAAAAGTGGTATGAGAAGATTTCTATTGGCTATACCATGCAATCACAAAACTCGGTAAATGCAAAAGGAGATGAACTATTTAAAAAGCAAACCCTGAGTAAATTTAGCAATGGGGTGCAGCATAACATTCCTATTGCCATGAACTTTAATGTGTTGCAGCATTTTAATTTTGGTACCAGTGTCAATTATACTGAGAAATGGTATTTCCAGTCCATCAGAAAAACTTATATGAAGCAGACTGCTGGTAAAGATGATCTCATTAGAATAGATACTGTTCCAGGCTTTAACCGTTTTGGAGAATATACAGTCGGGGGTAGTTTAACGACTAAAATTTACTCCACTGCACAGTTTAAAAATCTGGGTAAGCTGAAGGCCATCAGACATGTGATGACGCCTAATATTGGCTTTGGTTATACACCTAATTTCTCAGATCCTAAACTAGGAAATTATTTGCCCGCCTATTATGAAGATGGTAAAACTCTTGTGTATACTACGGATGCTGCAGGGAATAAAGTACAATTGTATTATCCTAAACAAGAAGGTGGAAGATACGGTGTGCCGAGCAGCAGAAGTCAGGCTAATATCAACTTTGGTATCCAGAATATTGTAGAAGCAAAAGTTTTGGTGCCTAATGATACTACCGGAAAAGGAGAGAAGAAAGTGCCAATCATCAGTAATCTAAGCATTACCAGTTCTTATGACTTATTGAGACCTAGTTTTAAGTTAGCTGATTTTAGTGTAAATGGAAGTACTCCATTTTCCGATAAATTCCAGGTCAACTATAACGCGGTATTAAACCCTTATCAGGTCGGAAATGTGATTGATAGTGTAACAAAACAAGTTATAGGAAAAAAAGTGATTGATCGTTATACCTGGCAAAAAGGGCAATTGCCGCGTGTCACCAGTTTTGGTTTCTCTTTTGA
It contains:
- a CDS encoding putative LPS assembly protein LptD; the encoded protein is MKLLSHIIFYIRPVLLTIVGILVFVSSVFSSPQQTIPKLGSPIQPPANNSPAVKSTTQTHQDSVSTSDKLEYSAKDSTKVNKKDGTVYLYGRARVLYQGLELDADYITYNDKTKNIFASGVKNSKGKYVGRPIFKMPGQGNSIADSLRYNIETGAGKIFGVFTEQEGGFFSGGIAKKQPDDEIHSKGQIYSTCNLPHPHFGIHITKGIVTEKQIITGPVYLEIEDIPLPLGLPFAFFPKPNKKSSGFILPSPGEDYTRGFFLREGGYYIGLNDYWDAKLLGTIYTRGSYEANLTSNYTKRYKYNGNLYLSYGSNRYGIEGTPGYTPVKDYSIKWTHSQNANANPGSTFSAQVNITSQGYNKNTAAGGYYDAGQISANNLYSSISYSKMLANGLFNLTTAASVNQDISKGTVSLILPDINLGMTRNIYPFASKYSTGDQKWYEKISIGYTMQSQNSVNAKGDELFKKQTLSKFSNGVQHNIPIAMNFNVLQHFNFGTSVNYTEKWYFQSIRKTYMKQTAGKDDLIRIDTVPGFNRFGEYTVGGSLTTKIYSTAQFKNLGKLKAIRHVMTPNIGFGYTPNFSDPKLGNYLPAYYEDGKTLVYTTDAAGNKVQLYYPKQEGGRYGVPSSRSQANINFGIQNIVEAKVLVPNDTTGKGEKKVPIISNLSITSSYDLLRPSFKLADFSVNGSTPFSDKFQVNYNAVLNPYQVGNVIDSVTKQVIGKKVIDRYTWQKGQLPRVTSFGFSFDYSLNPEALKRKNANEQNIRNEAIQKAMTPEQAEALAKVSRDPNAFVDFNIPWNFAFRYSFNYLTDPNGLNSRISNSLTFNGDANITPKWKVTFDSGWNFETNSFSITRFGIYRDLHCWDMSFSWIPFGTQQMYSVDIKVKASVLQDLKLSKRKNYYTRY